One segment of Acropora muricata isolate sample 2 chromosome 8, ASM3666990v1, whole genome shotgun sequence DNA contains the following:
- the LOC136924536 gene encoding uncharacterized protein, producing the protein MSEGCEVVPCAEKGSWEGLGIPLGSLCGPQTEKVPVPSDSEFVRDTCSSEENDIELDAQGYTWKRCHDSTASEESEEFSVTRKKSCRKAAFSESESGSYGERHADICGMGRVSCDPSSKGKFQRTKLTIKTSRNSKDDPKRHHESTSGEEVEEVSATRKKKPRRKPVLSESETDSERERGADALTKEKSRHKEAADEVVITCVKKREDNVRVYDKRQACFFCEKLYAKISRHYEHNHKDKSEVVEAFAHPLGSKERKKAIEKLRLQGNFHHNLRVLESKSGQLIVFRRPGEGEECSRDDFLPCPYCLGFMKKKDLWRHVKGCNFRRIDKDDDIDDEKKYQKLQTKSKLLILPSICPGKSSLFQDVVASMKSDHISVVARNDAVISALGTMIVEKVGSTRCHDISQKMRNLARLLISLREAVNDENAQLSQFLRPDKFDVLIQCVMQISKFDVKRGEKEVGTPSLALHIGHSLKKCVCVVRGKALREKDKGLLEDVEHFEKLMEAEWNFRISHHSITTLNDRKHNQPELLPVTNDLKKLKEFITSKIIALTSELQGTERPFQQTWRDLSEMVLNRLILFNKRRGGETAKLHVETYINRPDWSKSTNQDVVASLNGIEQQLLQRLDMVEIKGKRGRKVPLLLTKEVKEAIDVLVEKRTEVGINQENPYLFTATGNGSLGHLRAWECMRKVVTSDELKLEKPEAVTSTRLRKYVATVSQILDLQENELDWLARHLGHDISVHREYYRLHESTIELAKVGKILTTVDEGKTGLWAGKSLDDIDLDKDIDPIAEDRDSELDEDSTAGMEPHSSCRKQKGRQRSGKSRTAHETPVPKKNAMTEQSQQATQATGKENVGPVGARKKRKPHSIWTKEEKEEVLKHLGDFIKNKILPGKTECVKCIEQSSGVLANRQWSVVKDCVRNIISRAKTLQGQNC; encoded by the exons atgtctgagggttgtgaagttgttccgtgtgcagagaaaggcagttgggaag GGCTCGGGATACCCCTAGGATCACTTTGTGGTCCACAAACTGAG AAAGTACCAGTACCAAGTGACTCTGAGTTTGTGCGAGATACATGTAGCTCAGAAGAAAATGATATAGAGCTGGATGCACAGG GTTATACTTGGAAACGATGCCATGACAGTACTGCCAGTGAAGAGTCAGAGGAATTCAGTGTAACTAGAAAGAAGTCTTGCCGAAAAGCTGCATTTTCTGAATCTGAGAGTGGCAGTTATGGGGAGAGGCATGCTGATATTTGTGGAATGGGAAGGGTATCTTGTGACCCCAGTAGTAAGGGCAAATTTCAGAGAACAAAGTTAACCATTAAAACAAGCAGAAATAGTAAAG ATGATCCGAAACGACACCATGAAAGCACTAGTGGTGAAGAGGTTGAGGAAGTGTctgcaacaagaaagaagaaaccaagACGTAAACCCGTGCTTTCAGAGTCAGAGACTGatagcgagagagagagaggtgcTGACGCCTTGACCAAGGAAAAATCACGGCATAAAGAGGCAGCTGATGAAG TGGTAATAACTTGTGTAAAGAAGCGGGAGGACAATGTTCGAGTTTATGACAAAAGACAGGCCTGCTTTTTCTGTGAAAAACTTTATGCAAAAATTTCTCGCCATTATGAACATAATCACAAAGATAAGTCAGAGGTAGTTGAAGCATTTGCGCATCCACTTGGTTCAAAAGAACGTAAGAAAGCCATTGAAAAGTTGCGTCTGCAGGGGAATTTCCATCATAACTTGCGCGTGTTGGAGTCAAAAAGTGGACAGCTTATTGTTTTCAGAAGACCAGGAGAAGGAGAGGAATGTTCTCGCGATGACTTTCTTCCTTGCCCTTACTGTCTTGGCTTTATGAAGAAGAAAGATCTTTGGAGGCATGTAAAAGGCTGCAACTTCAGACGTATTGATAAGGATGATGATATAGATGATGAAAAAAAGTACCAGAAACTTCAAACTAAGAGCAAATTGCTAATTTTGCCATCAATATGTCCTGGGAAGAGCTCACTCTTTCAAGATGTTGTGGCCTCCATGAAATCAGATCATATATCTGTTGTGGCTAGGAATGACGCTGTGATTTCTGCTCTTGGTACCATGATAGTTGAAAAGGTTGGCTCGACAAGATGTCATGACATTTCACAAAAGATGCGAAACCTTGCCCGCCTCCTTATTTCATTGAGGGAGGCAGTAAACGATGAAAATGCCCAGTTGTCACAGTTTCTTCGTCCAGACAAGTTTGATGTTCTCATTCAGTGTGTCATGCAAATTTCAAAGTTCGATGTAAAGAGAGGTGAAAAGGAGGTTGGAACACCTTCCTTGGCATTGCATATTGgtcattcattgaagaaatGTGTTTGTGTTGTTCGTGGGAAAGCTCTGCGAGAGAAAGACAAAGGTCTACTGGAGGATGTTGAGCACTTTGAGAAACTCATGGAAGCAGAGTGGAATTTCCGTATCAGCCATCACTCCATAACAACTCTGAACGATAGGAAACATAATCAGCCCGAACTCTTACCTGTAACTAACGATCTTAAGAAGCTAAAGGAGTTTATAACATCTAAGATCATTGCACTCACTTCAGAACTGCAAGGCACAGAGAGACCATTCCAGCAAACCTGGCGAGACTTAAGTGAAATGGTTCTTAACAGACTGATACTCTTCAATAAACGTAGAGGTGGAGAAACAGCTAAGCTTCATGTGGAGACTTACATCAATCGTCCTGACTGGAGCAAAAGCACAAATCAAGATGTTGTAGCTTCTCTTAACGGCATTGAACAACAGTTACTTCAGAG gctGGATATGGTTGAGATTAAGGGAAAGAGGGGCCGGAAGGTGCCACTGCTTTTAACAAAGGAGGTTAAAGAAGCAATTGATGTTTTAGTTGAAAAGCGAACTGAAGTTGGCATTAATCAGGAAAACCCCTACCTATTTACAGCAACTGGAAATGGTTCTTTAGGTCATTTAAGAGCATGGGAGTGTATGAGAAAGGTTGTCACTAGTGATGAGCTGAAGCTGGAAAAACCTGAAGCGGTAACAAGTACCAGGCTTCGAAAATATGTAGCTACTGTGTCACAAATCTTGGACCTTCAAGAGAATGAACTTGATTGGCTTGCTCGCCATTTAGGCCATGACATCTCCGTCCACAGAGAGTATTACCGATTACATGAATCAACGATTGAGCTTGCAAAGGTTGGAAAGATCCTTACAACGGTTGATGAAGGAAAAACCGGGCTCTGGGCTGGGAAATCGCTCGATGATATTGACTTAGACAAAGACATTGATCCCATTGCAG AAGACAGGGATTCTGAATTAGATGAAGACAGTACTGCTGGTATGGAGCCACACAGTTCAtgtagaaaacaaaaaggaagg cAAAGATCGGGCAAGTCAAGGACAGCACATGAAACCCCTGTGCCAAAAAAGAATG CTATGACTGAACAGTCACAACAAGCTACACAAGCTACAGGAAAAGAGAACGTTG GTCCTGTTGGTGCACGCAAGAAAAGGAAGCCGCACAGTATTTGGACAAAAGAAGAGAAGGAGGAAGTATTAAAGCATCTTGGGGacttcatcaaaaacaaaattttgccagGAAAAACTGAATGTGTGAAATGCATAGAACAGAGCAGCGGAGTGCTGGCCAATAGACAGTGGTCAGTCGTGAAGGATTGTgtaagaaatattatttctcGAGCAAAAACATTACAAGGACAGAATTGCTAG